A stretch of [Clostridium] innocuum DNA encodes these proteins:
- a CDS encoding enoyl-[acyl-carrier-protein] reductase FabK: MLINELLGIKYPIFQGAMANIATPEFAAAVSNCGALGIIATGAMDEHQTREAIRTCKQLTNKPFGVNVMLMNPHTQAIMQVICEEQVAVVTTGAGNPGPYIPALKESGCKVIPVVASVALARRLEKSGVDAVIAEGGESGGHVGETTTMSLVPQVVDAVSIPVLAAGGIASGRQLNAALCLGAVGVQVGTCLLLAEECPIHENYKKAVMKAKDMDSVVTGRSTGTPVRILKNQMALQYLKLEQSGADKEEMEKLTLGGLRRAVLEGDMRHGSVMMGQVAGMCKDIRPLQDILDSLIHESEEEVVTLQQAVKELCYE, translated from the coding sequence ATGTTAATAAATGAATTGTTAGGAATCAAATATCCGATTTTCCAGGGAGCGATGGCAAATATCGCAACGCCGGAATTTGCGGCAGCCGTATCCAACTGCGGCGCACTTGGCATTATCGCAACTGGTGCCATGGATGAGCACCAGACACGGGAGGCAATCCGTACCTGTAAGCAGTTAACAAATAAGCCGTTCGGCGTCAATGTCATGCTGATGAATCCGCATACGCAGGCCATCATGCAGGTGATCTGCGAGGAGCAGGTTGCGGTGGTTACCACAGGTGCCGGCAATCCGGGACCGTATATTCCGGCTTTAAAGGAAAGCGGCTGTAAGGTGATTCCGGTTGTGGCAAGTGTGGCACTGGCACGCCGCCTGGAAAAGTCCGGAGTGGATGCCGTCATTGCCGAGGGTGGAGAATCCGGCGGTCATGTGGGAGAAACAACGACCATGTCACTGGTACCGCAGGTCGTGGATGCTGTGTCCATTCCGGTTCTGGCAGCCGGAGGAATCGCAAGCGGCAGGCAGCTGAATGCAGCACTGTGTCTGGGCGCTGTAGGTGTGCAGGTCGGTACCTGTCTGCTGCTGGCAGAGGAATGTCCGATCCATGAAAATTATAAAAAGGCTGTTATGAAGGCGAAGGATATGGATTCTGTTGTCACCGGCAGAAGTACGGGAACACCGGTCCGTATTCTGAAAAATCAGATGGCGCTGCAATATCTGAAGCTGGAACAAAGCGGAGCTGATAAGGAAGAAATGGAAAAGCTGACACTGGGCGGTCTGCGAAGAGCCGTTCTGGAAGGTGATATGCGTCATGGCTCTGTTATGATGGGGCAGGTTGCCGGTATGTGTAAGGATATCCGTCCGTTACAGGATATCCTCGACTCTTTGATTCACGAAAGTGAAGAAGAGGTGGTAACGCTGCAGCAGGCGGTAAAGGAACTGTGCTATGAGTAA
- a CDS encoding ketoacyl-ACP synthase III, with product MKSCSIKGLGYALAKRRVTNEELSTFVDTNDEWISSRTGIRARYISEEENTSDLGARAARMAIDKSGIDPKEIDLIITATFTPDQTTPSTACLIQEKLGLNNQHMMAFDLNAACSGFLYALQSAHAMLAAGQVTCALIIGAEVISKQLDWNDRSTCIIFADGAGAAIVKQEDTNKRMLHFAGSMGDAAGVIHSDAPKPRPLFSEQPYQPSVVCMEGNATFRFAVKAMQEAIEDVLKQAGERIEDIDWIVPHQANVRIINNVCKRMHIDKEHVYINIEEYGNTSAASIPLALGEMSEKGLLQPGMKIVLSGFGAGFTWAGCYIEL from the coding sequence ATGAAGAGCTGTAGCATCAAGGGACTGGGCTATGCGCTGGCAAAACGCCGCGTTACCAATGAGGAGCTGAGCACCTTTGTCGATACGAATGACGAATGGATATCCAGCAGAACGGGAATCCGTGCCAGATATATTTCGGAAGAAGAGAATACGAGTGATCTTGGTGCACGTGCGGCCCGTATGGCAATCGACAAATCCGGCATTGATCCTAAAGAGATTGACCTGATCATCACAGCAACCTTCACACCGGATCAGACAACCCCTTCCACGGCGTGTCTGATTCAGGAAAAGCTGGGTCTGAACAATCAGCATATGATGGCGTTTGATCTGAATGCGGCATGCAGCGGCTTTCTGTACGCATTGCAGAGTGCCCATGCCATGCTTGCGGCAGGACAGGTGACGTGTGCCCTTATCATCGGTGCCGAGGTCATTTCCAAGCAGCTGGACTGGAACGATCGCTCCACCTGTATCATTTTTGCGGATGGAGCCGGAGCTGCCATCGTGAAGCAGGAGGATACGAATAAGCGTATGCTGCATTTTGCAGGGAGTATGGGAGATGCCGCCGGTGTGATTCACAGTGATGCACCCAAACCAAGACCCTTGTTCTCAGAACAGCCCTATCAGCCCTCCGTGGTCTGCATGGAAGGAAATGCGACCTTTCGCTTTGCGGTGAAAGCCATGCAGGAGGCCATTGAGGATGTACTGAAACAGGCAGGGGAACGCATTGAGGATATCGACTGGATCGTACCGCATCAGGCAAATGTGAGAATCATCAACAACGTATGCAAACGCATGCACATCGACAAAGAGCATGTGTATATCAATATTGAGGAATATGGAAACACCTCGGCCGCAAGTATTCCGCTCGCTCTGGGAGAAATGAGTGAGAAGGGCTTGCTGCAGCCGGGTATGAAAATCGTTCTGAGCGGATTTGGTGCAGGCTTTACCTGGGCCGGCTGCTATATCGAACTGTAA
- a CDS encoding acetyl-CoA carboxylase carboxyltransferase subunit alpha: MSIKEAESSIAVLEAELAKLDAMDPHADELRLQIDHLREEAMLQLDAWDTVYLARHPKRPKAADYIRALFPDFMELHGDRCYGDDAACQGGIATFHGRSVTVLAQSKGKTLEENMQRNFGMLHPEGYRKAIRLAKQAEKFHRPIITLVDTAGAYPGKGAEERGQAEAIAQCLAVFSEIRTPVLAIVLSEGGSGGALAFSVADHIMMLEHAIYSILSPEGFASILWKDESRAAEAAGVMELTAADLKRKGIIDTIIAEPKGGAHICFDYVVEHLREQLEYVLDDLCKKKEKVLLAKRYEKYRVMGANYEEL, from the coding sequence ATGAGCATAAAGGAAGCAGAAAGCAGCATTGCAGTTCTGGAAGCCGAGCTGGCAAAGCTGGATGCCATGGATCCTCACGCCGATGAGCTGCGTTTACAGATCGATCATTTACGAGAGGAAGCAATGCTGCAGCTGGATGCCTGGGATACCGTTTATCTGGCACGCCATCCCAAGCGTCCAAAGGCTGCAGACTATATCCGGGCACTGTTTCCGGATTTCATGGAGCTGCATGGTGATCGCTGCTATGGAGATGATGCGGCCTGTCAGGGCGGCATTGCGACCTTTCATGGAAGAAGTGTAACCGTTCTTGCCCAGAGCAAGGGAAAGACGCTGGAGGAAAACATGCAGCGCAACTTCGGAATGCTGCATCCGGAGGGCTATCGCAAGGCAATCCGACTGGCAAAGCAGGCGGAGAAGTTTCACCGTCCCATCATTACGCTGGTCGATACTGCGGGTGCGTACCCGGGAAAGGGTGCCGAGGAGCGCGGACAGGCGGAAGCCATTGCGCAGTGTCTGGCAGTGTTCTCAGAAATCCGTACCCCGGTGCTTGCCATCGTATTAAGTGAAGGCGGCAGCGGTGGTGCACTTGCCTTTTCGGTTGCGGATCACATCATGATGCTGGAGCATGCCATCTATTCCATTCTCTCCCCGGAGGGCTTTGCGAGCATTCTGTGGAAGGATGAATCCAGAGCGGCAGAGGCAGCCGGTGTGATGGAGCTTACGGCAGCGGATTTAAAGCGCAAGGGTATCATTGATACGATTATCGCGGAACCAAAGGGCGGCGCGCATATCTGCTTTGACTATGTAGTCGAGCATCTGCGGGAGCAGCTGGAATATGTTCTGGATGATTTGTGCAAGAAAAAGGAAAAGGTACTGCTGGCAAAGCGGTATGAAAAATATCGAGTGATGGGGGCAAATTATGAAGAGCTGTAG
- a CDS encoding acetyl-CoA carboxylase carboxyltransferase subunit beta, translated as MEQLFKVRKNRLDLFKKRRTLPVREPLEAPDNLYKSCPQCKESILFEDLMHNLYVCPHCGHHMKLTARERLRQIVDENSFTELDRRLFLKKEQLAFPGYEEKLSRLQKKTGLQEAVVCGAASIGGFPCAIAVMDSNFFMGSMGQIVGEKITRCIEYATKKKLPLLIFTTSGGARMQEGILSLVQMAKTSAALAKHSDAGLLYISYLTHPTTGGVSASFAMLGDIILSEPDCLIGFAGKRVIASTVKEELPANFQKAEFLLEKGFVDAIVERKDSRDTLRRILKLHERRAS; from the coding sequence ATGGAACAATTATTTAAGGTACGAAAGAACCGTCTGGACCTGTTTAAAAAACGCCGTACTCTGCCGGTAAGAGAACCGCTGGAGGCTCCGGATAATCTGTATAAAAGCTGTCCACAATGCAAGGAGAGTATCCTGTTTGAGGATCTTATGCACAATCTGTATGTATGTCCCCATTGCGGACATCACATGAAGCTGACCGCACGGGAACGCCTGCGCCAGATCGTGGATGAAAACAGCTTTACCGAGCTGGATCGAAGGCTCTTTCTGAAAAAGGAGCAGCTTGCTTTTCCGGGCTATGAGGAGAAGCTTTCCCGCCTGCAGAAGAAAACAGGTCTGCAGGAAGCGGTTGTCTGCGGTGCAGCGAGCATTGGTGGCTTTCCGTGTGCGATCGCCGTGATGGACAGCAATTTCTTTATGGGCAGTATGGGACAGATCGTCGGAGAGAAGATTACCCGCTGCATCGAATATGCGACGAAGAAGAAGCTGCCGCTGCTGATTTTTACGACAAGCGGCGGAGCGCGTATGCAGGAGGGAATCCTCTCTCTTGTCCAGATGGCAAAAACAAGTGCGGCACTTGCGAAGCACAGTGATGCAGGGCTGCTGTATATATCCTATCTGACACACCCGACAACCGGCGGGGTAAGCGCAAGCTTCGCCATGCTGGGGGATATCATTCTAAGTGAACCGGACTGCCTGATCGGCTTTGCGGGAAAACGTGTTATTGCCTCCACGGTCAAGGAGGAGCTGCCGGCCAACTTTCAGAAGGCAGAGTTTCTGCTGGAAAAAGGCTTTGTGGATGCGATTGTGGAGCGAAAGGACAGCAGGGATACCTTGCGGCGTATCCTGAAGCTGCACGAAAGGAGAGCATCATGA
- the accC gene encoding acetyl-CoA carboxylase biotin carboxylase subunit, whose protein sequence is MIRRLLIANRGEIAVRIIRTCKEMNIETVAVYSTADKEALHVQLADYAVCIGGPRANDSYLNMKNILSAACMTACDAIHPGFGFLSENAKFARLVLQCGLIFVGPNPDVIEQMGDKNNARRCMMEAGVPVIPGSKDLLETVQDAAAMAEKIGYPVLIKASSGGGGRGMRRADCAEELADAFDTAKAEARANFGDDAVYMEKFIVEPKHVEVQLMADKHGNVVHLYERDCSCQRRNQKLLEEAPCHILKEDVREHLLRDAVRAAESVGYDSVGTIEFLLDARGEYYFMEMNTRIQVEHTISEEICGIDLIKQQIRIADGHKLAYRQEDIVCRGHAIECRINAENIKYNFAPSPGQVSFINFPLGRRVRIESAVYNDYKIPPYYDSMIAKIITYADTRLECIKRMRSALEELLIEGVETNIEFQYLLLHHPTFVGGRYDTGFMESFIKELKEDGTII, encoded by the coding sequence ATGATCCGCCGACTTCTCATCGCGAACCGTGGAGAAATCGCGGTTAGAATCATCCGTACCTGCAAGGAAATGAATATTGAAACAGTTGCGGTGTATTCCACTGCCGATAAAGAGGCGCTGCATGTTCAGCTTGCGGATTATGCCGTATGCATCGGCGGTCCAAGAGCCAATGACAGCTATCTGAATATGAAGAATATCCTAAGCGCAGCCTGTATGACAGCCTGTGATGCGATTCATCCGGGCTTTGGCTTTCTGAGTGAGAATGCGAAGTTCGCCCGACTGGTGCTGCAGTGTGGTCTGATCTTCGTCGGTCCCAATCCGGATGTGATTGAGCAGATGGGAGATAAGAACAACGCCCGCCGCTGTATGATGGAGGCCGGGGTACCGGTCATTCCCGGCAGTAAGGATCTGTTGGAAACCGTACAGGATGCCGCAGCCATGGCAGAGAAAATCGGATATCCGGTGCTGATCAAGGCAAGCAGCGGAGGAGGCGGACGCGGAATGCGCCGTGCGGATTGTGCCGAAGAGCTTGCGGATGCCTTTGATACGGCGAAAGCGGAGGCCCGTGCAAATTTTGGGGATGACGCCGTCTATATGGAAAAATTCATCGTTGAGCCGAAGCACGTCGAGGTGCAGCTGATGGCGGATAAGCACGGGAATGTCGTACATCTGTATGAGCGTGACTGCTCCTGTCAGCGACGCAACCAGAAGCTGCTGGAGGAGGCGCCCTGCCATATATTAAAGGAAGATGTACGTGAACATCTGCTTCGTGATGCCGTGCGTGCCGCAGAAAGTGTCGGCTATGACAGTGTGGGAACGATCGAGTTTCTGCTGGATGCCCGTGGAGAATACTATTTCATGGAAATGAATACACGGATCCAGGTGGAGCATACCATTTCCGAGGAAATATGCGGCATCGACCTGATCAAGCAGCAGATTCGCATTGCGGATGGTCATAAGCTTGCCTATAGGCAGGAGGATATCGTCTGCCGTGGTCATGCCATCGAATGCCGTATCAATGCGGAGAATATCAAATATAATTTTGCGCCCAGTCCGGGACAGGTGAGCTTTATCAACTTTCCGCTGGGACGCCGTGTGCGCATTGAAAGTGCGGTATACAACGATTATAAAATACCGCCATACTATGATTCCATGATTGCCAAAATCATCACCTATGCGGATACCCGTCTGGAATGCATCAAGCGGATGCGCTCCGCACTGGAGGAGCTGTTGATCGAGGGTGTGGAAACCAATATCGAATTTCAGTATCTGTTACTGCATCATCCGACATTTGTCGGCGGCCGCTACGATACCGGCTTTATGGAATCATTTATAAAGGAGCTGAAAGAGGATGGAACAATTATTTAA
- the accB gene encoding acetyl-CoA carboxylase biotin carboxyl carrier protein, whose translation MNTDKIQDIIRVFEESGLHKMELEVDDMKIKMEKGAAADSRAAHMEPVITEPLPPVAAPQTAPLPAAEVKKAAGTWVKAPLVGTYYNARSQGGTPFVEIGQQVKKGDVLCIIEAMKVMNEIPSPMDGIVQEILITNEAMVEFDQELIRIGEAA comes from the coding sequence ATGAATACAGATAAGATCCAAGACATCATCCGCGTTTTCGAGGAAAGCGGACTTCACAAAATGGAGCTGGAAGTGGATGACATGAAAATAAAAATGGAGAAGGGGGCAGCTGCGGACAGCAGGGCTGCGCATATGGAACCGGTGATAACGGAGCCGCTTCCTCCTGTAGCAGCACCACAGACTGCACCGCTTCCTGCAGCGGAAGTGAAGAAGGCAGCGGGGACCTGGGTGAAGGCGCCGCTTGTCGGTACCTATTACAATGCCCGTTCCCAGGGGGGGACGCCGTTTGTAGAAATCGGCCAGCAGGTGAAAAAGGGGGATGTCCTGTGTATCATCGAAGCTATGAAGGTCATGAATGAAATTCCTTCCCCAATGGATGGTATCGTACAGGAGATTCTGATAACCAATGAAGCGATGGTGGAATTTGATCAGGAGCTGATCCGCATCGGTGAGGCCGCATGA
- a CDS encoding acyl carrier protein produces the protein MFEKVKEVLMEAINVDEDMIKMEANLKDDLGIDSLAAVELSLELETEFDVRIEDEELAKLVTVADIVSLLESKA, from the coding sequence ATGTTTGAAAAAGTAAAAGAAGTACTGATGGAGGCCATCAACGTCGACGAAGATATGATTAAAATGGAAGCAAACCTGAAGGATGATCTGGGAATTGATTCCCTGGCAGCCGTGGAGCTTTCTCTGGAGCTGGAAACAGAATTTGATGTACGCATTGAGGATGAAGAGCTGGCAAAGCTGGTTACCGTAGCAGATATCGTAAGCCTGCTGGAAAGCAAAGCGTAA
- the asrA gene encoding anaerobic sulfite reductase subunit AsrA, with amino-acid sequence MSFQLTLEEVNQVFDTLRQSYRIYAPKRLKNAGRYCNTDLIRYQEIRSMEEIEWEQRSDYSPKEVFYPINQTLFHFTEHYFLESQADEKDLLIFARSCDIHGIKRLDKIFLENGPQPDPYYKRMRDKVHFILMECPENGWESCACCSMGTNVTDEYDLAMRPLKEEGRVLVECRSEQLAHLFSAFEHAEFQPKFVRENKTTIQVPDIREDMVDSIRTLEMWKDYQSRCIGCGACNSVCITCSCFNTVDTPYTENGKSGERRRTWTGCMNDDFTTVNGGHAFRDEYKDRMRFKTMHKVYDFKKRFATDYQMCVGCGRCDDICPSYISFTHIIQRLHDEVEHMKEEK; translated from the coding sequence ATGTCATTTCAACTAACACTCGAGGAAGTGAATCAGGTTTTCGACACACTTCGGCAAAGCTATCGGATTTATGCTCCCAAGCGACTGAAGAATGCGGGACGCTACTGCAATACCGATCTCATCCGCTATCAGGAAATCCGCAGTATGGAGGAAATCGAATGGGAACAGCGCAGTGACTATTCCCCGAAGGAGGTTTTCTACCCGATCAACCAGACGCTCTTTCATTTCACAGAGCATTATTTTCTGGAAAGTCAGGCAGATGAAAAGGACCTGCTGATATTTGCACGAAGCTGTGATATTCACGGCATTAAGCGGCTGGATAAGATATTTCTGGAAAACGGGCCGCAACCGGATCCCTATTATAAACGAATGCGGGACAAGGTGCATTTCATCCTGATGGAATGTCCGGAAAACGGCTGGGAATCCTGTGCCTGCTGTTCCATGGGAACAAATGTCACAGACGAATATGACCTTGCCATGCGTCCGCTGAAGGAAGAGGGACGCGTACTGGTGGAATGTCGCAGCGAACAGCTTGCGCATCTGTTTTCAGCATTTGAACACGCAGAATTTCAGCCGAAATTTGTCAGGGAAAACAAAACGACCATACAGGTGCCGGATATCCGTGAGGATATGGTAGACTCCATCCGTACACTGGAAATGTGGAAGGACTATCAGAGTCGCTGTATCGGCTGCGGTGCCTGCAATTCTGTCTGCATCACCTGTTCCTGCTTCAACACGGTGGATACGCCCTATACGGAAAACGGAAAGAGCGGAGAACGCCGCCGGACATGGACCGGCTGTATGAACGATGATTTCACGACGGTAAACGGCGGTCATGCCTTCCGGGATGAGTATAAGGACCGTATGCGCTTTAAAACCATGCACAAGGTATATGATTTCAAAAAACGCTTTGCCACGGACTATCAGATGTGTGTAGGCTGCGGCCGCTGCGATGATATCTGTCCGTCCTATATATCCTTTACGCACATCATCCAGCGTCTTCATGACGAGGTAGAACACATGAAGGAGGAGAAATGA
- the asrB gene encoding anaerobic sulfite reductase subunit AsrB — translation MNNPWLPQKHRILNIIEETDLESTFVVEFRDPQIRHGQFFQLSLPKIGEAPISVSSFTDSTVEFTIRRVGTLTNVLFDLHAGDDIYIRGPYGNGFPLEEFKGKHIAVIAGGTGVSPVRSTLHHYLNNPQDCRDVYVIAGFRDAQHVLFENDLRQWRQAKHFHTTLTLDHGEREGFQEGFAMNYVKDIPFQDFGEEYAVILVGPPVMMKFTAQECMKYGVTEDHIYVSFERKMSCALGKCGHCKINETYVCLEGPVFPYTKAKGLVD, via the coding sequence ATGAACAACCCATGGCTGCCGCAGAAGCACCGCATCCTGAATATCATAGAGGAAACCGATCTGGAATCCACCTTTGTTGTCGAATTCAGGGATCCGCAGATTCGGCATGGACAGTTTTTCCAGCTTTCTCTGCCGAAGATCGGAGAAGCTCCGATTTCCGTATCCAGCTTTACCGACTCCACCGTGGAATTTACGATTCGCAGAGTCGGCACACTGACCAATGTCCTGTTTGATCTTCACGCAGGGGATGATATCTATATCCGCGGTCCCTATGGCAACGGCTTTCCGCTGGAGGAATTCAAGGGAAAACACATTGCTGTCATCGCCGGAGGTACCGGCGTGTCCCCGGTGCGCAGTACCCTGCATCATTATCTGAACAATCCGCAGGACTGCAGAGATGTTTATGTCATCGCAGGCTTTCGGGATGCACAGCATGTTCTGTTTGAAAACGACCTGCGCCAATGGCGGCAGGCGAAGCATTTCCATACAACGCTGACACTCGACCACGGAGAACGCGAAGGCTTTCAGGAAGGCTTTGCGATGAATTATGTTAAGGATATCCCGTTTCAGGATTTTGGGGAGGAATATGCCGTTATCCTTGTCGGCCCTCCTGTCATGATGAAATTCACCGCACAGGAATGTATGAAATACGGCGTGACAGAGGACCATATCTATGTTTCCTTTGAGCGGAAGATGTCCTGCGCCCTTGGAAAATGCGGACACTGTAAAATCAATGAAACGTATGTTTGTCTGGAAGGCCCTGTCTTTCCGTATACCAAAGCCAAAGGGCTTGTGGATTAG
- the asrC gene encoding sulfite reductase subunit C, whose product MSQDMNINALRTNCFRQSKVKGEYMLQMRVPGGLIQAKYLSFVEHLAEAYGDGTFHFGSRQCFAIPGIKYENIDAVNKELKDYLEDVEIAQCGVKMETDAGFPTIGARNVMACIGGIHCIKANINTQDMAKKIEQEVFPSHYHIKAAVAGCPNDCAKGHFNDFGIIGLTKPTYHSDLCIGCGSCVKACESHATRVLSLKNGKIEKDTCCCVGCGECTLVCPTNAMQRSPKPFYRILIGGRTGKQYPRMGKTFADFLSEDAVLAILRNWQDFSAEVLKGQPRYLHGGHLIDMAGYETFKELMLKDVKLNPEARIAENLYFAETEYRGRIHVKPVK is encoded by the coding sequence ATGTCACAGGATATGAATATCAACGCCCTTCGTACCAACTGCTTCCGTCAGTCCAAGGTCAAGGGTGAATACATGCTGCAGATGCGTGTTCCCGGCGGTCTGATACAGGCAAAGTATCTGAGCTTCGTCGAGCATCTGGCAGAAGCATACGGAGACGGCACCTTTCATTTTGGTTCCCGCCAGTGTTTTGCCATCCCCGGCATCAAATATGAGAATATCGATGCCGTCAATAAAGAGCTGAAGGACTATCTGGAGGATGTTGAAATCGCCCAGTGCGGTGTGAAAATGGAAACCGATGCCGGCTTTCCGACCATCGGTGCCCGCAATGTCATGGCCTGTATCGGCGGTATCCACTGTATCAAGGCGAATATCAATACACAGGATATGGCAAAAAAGATCGAACAGGAGGTATTCCCGAGTCATTATCATATCAAGGCTGCGGTTGCCGGCTGTCCGAATGACTGCGCCAAGGGACACTTCAATGATTTTGGAATCATCGGTCTGACAAAGCCGACATATCACAGCGATCTGTGTATCGGCTGCGGCTCCTGCGTAAAGGCCTGCGAATCCCATGCGACAAGAGTGCTCAGTCTGAAAAACGGCAAAATTGAAAAGGATACCTGCTGCTGTGTCGGCTGCGGAGAATGTACGCTGGTATGTCCGACCAATGCCATGCAGCGAAGCCCGAAGCCGTTTTATCGAATTCTGATTGGCGGCCGTACCGGAAAGCAGTACCCGCGAATGGGAAAGACCTTTGCAGATTTCCTGAGTGAGGATGCCGTTCTGGCAATCCTGCGCAACTGGCAGGATTTCTCCGCTGAGGTGCTGAAGGGACAGCCGCGCTATCTGCATGGCGGTCATCTGATTGACATGGCGGGCTATGAAACGTTCAAGGAGCTGATGCTGAAGGATGTCAAGCTGAATCCCGAGGCAAGAATTGCGGAGAATCTCTATTTCGCAGAAACAGAATATCGGGGAAGAATTCACGTCAAGCCTGTGAAATAA
- the hflX gene encoding GTPase HflX encodes MQQVIIVLADTTEQAEKNEEFIELVQAADMEIKETFRQNLKSITLRTYIGTGKCEEIRAYLQEQEIQRVVFNHDLSPLQIRNLEESLQTPVMDRTELILAIFESRAVTRTARLQIECAQLKKLLPRLIGANTQLGRQSGSGKNKGAGEKQLELDRRRINARIQELQRELKKIEAQRFNQRRARQKSMLPLVSLVGYTNAGKSTIMNMLLEHSSPYEEDKKVLEKDMLFATLDTSIRHIDLPDGKSFLLSDTVGFVSDLPHDLVEAFHSTLEEVQYASLLVQVVDVSSEEYARQMEITQETLQQIKAADIPMITVYNKCDQSGYQYPQVHAHDLYMSAKEKAGLQELLDLIHSHLYPDEKHVELHIPYQQTGIYSLLMKHAHVISRRDEEDGIHLDAVLSDTLYQKYRNYVICLKEEG; translated from the coding sequence ATGCAGCAGGTTATCATCGTTCTGGCGGATACCACAGAACAAGCAGAGAAAAACGAGGAATTTATTGAGCTGGTACAGGCAGCCGATATGGAAATAAAGGAAACCTTTAGACAGAATCTGAAAAGCATTACGCTGAGAACCTATATCGGTACCGGTAAATGTGAGGAAATTCGTGCATACCTGCAGGAGCAGGAAATACAACGCGTTGTGTTTAACCACGATCTGAGTCCCTTGCAAATCCGCAATCTGGAGGAAAGCCTACAGACGCCGGTCATGGACCGAACAGAGCTCATTCTCGCCATTTTTGAAAGCCGGGCAGTCACACGTACCGCAAGACTGCAAATCGAGTGCGCACAGCTGAAGAAGCTGCTTCCACGTCTGATTGGTGCCAATACACAGCTGGGAAGACAAAGCGGCAGCGGAAAAAACAAGGGTGCCGGAGAAAAGCAGCTGGAGCTGGATCGAAGAAGAATCAATGCACGGATTCAGGAGCTGCAAAGAGAGCTGAAGAAAATAGAGGCACAGCGCTTCAATCAGCGGCGGGCAAGACAGAAATCCATGCTGCCGCTCGTATCGCTGGTCGGCTATACAAATGCCGGAAAAAGTACCATCATGAATATGCTGCTGGAGCACAGCAGTCCCTATGAGGAGGATAAAAAGGTACTGGAAAAGGATATGCTGTTTGCCACTCTGGACACCAGTATCCGCCATATCGATCTGCCGGATGGAAAATCCTTTCTGTTGTCCGACACCGTCGGCTTTGTTTCCGATCTCCCTCATGATCTGGTGGAGGCCTTCCATTCCACACTGGAGGAGGTGCAGTATGCTTCCCTTCTGGTTCAGGTCGTAGATGTATCCAGTGAGGAATATGCAAGACAGATGGAGATCACACAGGAAACGCTGCAGCAGATCAAGGCTGCTGACATCCCGATGATTACCGTCTATAATAAGTGCGATCAAAGCGGATATCAATATCCGCAGGTACATGCGCATGATCTATATATGAGTGCCAAAGAAAAAGCCGGGCTGCAGGAATTACTGGACTTGATCCACAGTCACCTGTATCCGGATGAAAAGCATGTGGAGCTGCATATTCCCTACCAGCAGACCGGTATCTATTCCCTGCTGATGAAGCATGCACATGTCATCAGCCGCAGAGATGAGGAAGATGGTATTCATCTGGATGCAGTGCTATCAGATACGCTGTATCAAAAATACCGCAACTATGTCATCTGCCTGAAAGAAGAAGGATGA